One genomic region from Streptomyces sp. NBC_01304 encodes:
- a CDS encoding polymorphic toxin-type HINT domain-containing protein: MTTLAAALLAPVGQTTVAVAEDKGLGKPDLPNSKVTKVKVIDELGAKKARDKVAKDRKAGDAQEKKARQEQTATWPKQSTATLDLDGAKTAAPSGMPVSLDPKATKKAPAADGKARITVLDQKATRKAGLTGVLLTATAEEAGTATITVDYGQFASAVGGGWAERLRLVQLPACALTTPDKTQCRKQTPLKSANDVHEQSVSAQVALPAAEEGTSTQLTSAGSAATVLAVTAAASGGQNPKGTGDFSATALSNSSAWQAGGSSGSFTWSYDFTLPPAAAGPAPGLSLAYDSGGIDGRTAATNNQGSAVGEGFGVSESYIERSYGSCDKDGHDDVFDRCWKYDNARLVLNGKANRLIKVSDGVWRLAGDDASKVIRSTGADNGDDNGEHWTVITGNGTKYVFGLNKLEGAADQRTNSTWTVPVFGDDSGEPGYDKGGAFGDRELTQAWRWNLDYVEDTSGNAATYWYAKESNHYKKNKAATANASYTRGGYLKEIKYGLRKGALFTDDADAKVTLEHAERCTVSDCAELTKDTAKNWPDVPFDAICADGASECNSAGPNFFSRKRLTGINTYSWNATSKAYDAVDSWDLGQDYKDAGDIGDTSDHVLVLESIKRTAKAGTDIALNPITFTYQRLPNRVDGTTDDILPIKRHRISTITSETGAITTVTMSSPQCQYDEVHSAAEDTNTRSCYPLYWNINGGSVAKVDWFHKYRVLSVTEADPTGQNEAVEHHYDYSDAAWHYSDDPFTPKDERTWSDWRGYRQVTVQTGAESTTRSKTVSLYMQGMNGDKKKDGTTRSVTLAPLAAPALGISGITDSDQYAGQLRQKVTYNGTTAISAQANEPWSKETARQSVPDAADHAARYVRTKESTSYTYLTTAKKWRSRTVATTFDDYGMTYKVEDRGDDAKTGDETCQFTWYARNDDAGLTGLASRVRSVGKLCALGNADLSLPADDSKRGDVLSDIATAYDGVAWSSQMKPTKGQPTWTGRAKAYSSAAVVTWQKISATSYDDLGRPLSVSGADSTVPAAITAYTPAASGPLTKTIATDSKGFKAIKYLDARRGLVLRSFDANTKKTEQAYDALGRLTDVWLPNRDRGTQSPNSTFAYHIDNKDQSWVSSATLKRDGTTYNTSYTIYDALLRPLQTQSPTPQGGRILTDTRYDTRGLAYEQHADIFDTTSTPKGAYARAAYGKAPKQAETVFDGAGRPITSTFLIGGVKKWSTSTTYTGDSTATTALDGGSSTRAITDARGRTVETREYASKNPTDTEYSGDAPSEGFTSTKFGFTLDDKPLTITGPDQAKWSNTYDLYGRLDKATDPDKGTTDTDYDILDRAIKSTDAEGKSVLTEYDEIGRAKGTWAGTKSDATQLNGYTYDSVTSGKGLPDTSTRYVGGKTGQAYTQSVTEYDSLGRPTATKLDLPAGDPLVKAGAPQTLEYTSYYNIDGTLQNTKEPALGGLPSEIVEYGYNGLGQPTTLGGSTGYILDTHYTALGQADLLTLGTANTEATKKSYLASTFEEGTGRLTRSYLNAQAHSSPLQDLNYTYDQTGNVTSIADTSTLGGGPETQCFAYDGHQRLTEAWTPSSQKCVDAPSATSLSGPAPYWSSYDYNDAGQRTSETAHKGAGDTKTTYCYTKATQPHALTGTSTKADCASPEDTYTYDDTGNTDKRPGPKTAQDLVWSEEGKLAKLTEDGKATDYLYGPDGTLLIRNTQDGERILYAGATELHLKANGTTWAQRYYGTVAVRSNETGANKLTYLAGDHHGTQSLAITADNTQTPSKRYTSPFGAERGKPTGPTWPNDKGFLGKTNDTTTGLTHIGAREYDPAIGQFISVDPILELDKHQTFNGYSYGAQNPVSNSDPSGMALACGGEGGSYEACPDDGDPMPEPEGHDGRGPDETGPCTRCKDNSDAAYDDAPSPGPSPEDVLVAMGPASNDPNFLMGMWQARAHWGGGDFWDNPAARKGDGMVPTGMACFGKTGCIKAWAYLSAHEGTPGAVATAKYIAATYCLHNNCSIDAGQFNAMQEKIGDLPYMLAGFGVSKGVATAIKSFAASGCKCFLAGTDVLMADGTTKDIEDVELGDKVLAKDPETGEQGPREVTRLIVTEDDKRFNTLSIATDDGIETLTATYEHPFWSPSEGAWVEAEELKAGMTLLTDDGDTVIVTANKPFTKHARTYNLTVDDLHTYYVLAGQTPVLVHNSTCPTLTSAIHDDPLLVRAAQKAGKNQTVQRDLDAMQARLAEGNLNPGIGNGFLTGTDVAYARSKNGARLFFRNTESGIQIVGKADKGNEPAVIARLQGIYGR, encoded by the coding sequence GTGACCACGCTGGCGGCCGCGCTGCTGGCCCCGGTCGGGCAGACCACTGTCGCGGTGGCCGAGGACAAGGGCCTGGGCAAGCCGGACCTGCCCAACTCGAAGGTCACCAAGGTCAAGGTCATCGACGAGCTCGGTGCCAAGAAGGCCCGGGACAAGGTTGCCAAGGACCGTAAGGCGGGCGACGCCCAGGAAAAGAAGGCCCGCCAGGAACAGACGGCCACCTGGCCCAAGCAGAGCACCGCCACGCTGGACCTGGACGGAGCCAAGACGGCCGCGCCGAGCGGCATGCCGGTCTCCCTGGACCCCAAGGCGACCAAGAAGGCTCCGGCCGCCGACGGCAAGGCCCGCATCACGGTCCTGGACCAGAAGGCCACCCGCAAGGCCGGCCTGACCGGCGTCCTGCTGACCGCCACCGCCGAAGAAGCCGGCACGGCCACCATCACGGTCGACTACGGCCAGTTCGCCTCTGCCGTGGGCGGAGGCTGGGCTGAGCGTCTGCGTCTCGTGCAGCTGCCAGCCTGCGCGCTGACCACGCCGGACAAGACCCAGTGCCGCAAGCAGACGCCATTGAAGTCGGCCAACGACGTCCATGAGCAGAGCGTCTCGGCACAGGTGGCACTGCCTGCAGCCGAGGAAGGCACGTCGACGCAGCTGACCTCGGCCGGTTCGGCTGCCACGGTGCTGGCGGTGACCGCCGCTGCCTCGGGCGGGCAGAACCCCAAGGGCACCGGCGACTTCTCCGCCACCGCCCTATCGAACTCCTCGGCCTGGCAGGCCGGCGGCAGCTCGGGCTCCTTCACCTGGTCCTATGACTTCACCTTGCCGCCTGCCGCGGCCGGTCCGGCTCCCGGACTATCGCTGGCGTATGACTCCGGCGGCATCGACGGGCGCACCGCCGCCACCAACAACCAGGGCAGCGCCGTCGGCGAGGGCTTCGGTGTCTCTGAGTCCTACATTGAGCGCAGCTACGGCAGTTGCGACAAGGACGGGCATGACGATGTGTTCGACCGCTGCTGGAAGTACGACAATGCCCGGCTGGTTCTGAACGGCAAGGCCAATCGCCTGATCAAGGTGAGTGACGGTGTGTGGCGGCTGGCGGGGGATGACGCCTCGAAGGTGATCCGCTCCACCGGCGCCGACAATGGTGACGACAACGGCGAGCACTGGACCGTGATCACCGGGAATGGCACCAAGTACGTCTTCGGGTTGAACAAGCTCGAGGGCGCCGCCGACCAGCGCACCAACTCCACCTGGACCGTGCCCGTGTTCGGCGACGACAGCGGCGAGCCCGGCTATGACAAAGGCGGCGCGTTCGGCGACCGGGAACTGACTCAGGCATGGCGGTGGAACCTGGACTACGTCGAGGACACCAGCGGCAACGCAGCCACCTACTGGTATGCCAAGGAGTCCAACCACTACAAGAAGAACAAGGCGGCCACCGCGAACGCCTCCTACACCCGCGGCGGTTACCTCAAGGAGATCAAGTACGGGCTGCGCAAGGGCGCCCTGTTCACCGACGACGCCGACGCGAAGGTCACCCTCGAGCACGCCGAGCGCTGCACCGTCTCCGACTGCGCCGAACTGACCAAGGACACTGCCAAGAACTGGCCGGACGTACCGTTCGACGCGATCTGCGCGGACGGCGCCAGCGAATGCAACTCCGCGGGTCCAAACTTCTTCTCCCGCAAGCGCCTGACCGGCATCAACACCTACTCCTGGAACGCCACATCGAAGGCCTACGACGCGGTGGACTCCTGGGATCTCGGCCAGGACTACAAGGACGCCGGTGACATCGGCGACACCTCGGACCACGTGCTGGTCCTGGAGTCGATCAAGCGGACCGCCAAGGCCGGCACCGACATCGCCCTCAACCCGATCACGTTCACCTACCAGCGCCTGCCCAACCGGGTCGACGGCACGACCGACGACATCCTGCCCATCAAGCGGCACCGCATCTCCACCATCACCTCGGAGACCGGCGCCATCACTACGGTGACCATGTCGTCCCCGCAGTGCCAGTACGACGAGGTCCACTCGGCGGCGGAGGACACCAACACCCGTTCCTGCTATCCGCTGTACTGGAACATCAACGGTGGTTCGGTCGCCAAGGTGGACTGGTTCCACAAGTACCGCGTCCTGTCCGTCACGGAGGCCGATCCCACCGGCCAGAACGAGGCGGTCGAGCACCACTACGACTACTCGGATGCGGCCTGGCATTACAGCGACGACCCCTTCACCCCCAAGGACGAGCGGACCTGGTCCGACTGGCGCGGCTACCGGCAAGTCACCGTGCAGACGGGGGCCGAGAGCACCACACGCTCCAAGACGGTCTCGCTCTACATGCAGGGCATGAACGGCGACAAGAAGAAGGACGGCACCACCCGCTCCGTCACCCTCGCCCCCCTCGCCGCACCGGCACTCGGCATCTCCGGAATCACCGACAGCGACCAGTACGCCGGCCAACTGCGCCAGAAGGTCACCTACAACGGCACCACCGCGATCAGCGCGCAAGCGAACGAGCCGTGGTCCAAGGAGACCGCGCGCCAGAGCGTGCCCGATGCAGCCGACCACGCCGCCCGCTATGTGCGCACCAAGGAATCAACCAGCTACACCTACCTGACCACAGCAAAGAAGTGGCGCTCCCGCACTGTCGCCACCACCTTCGACGACTACGGCATGACCTACAAGGTCGAGGACCGAGGCGACGACGCCAAGACTGGGGACGAGACCTGCCAGTTCACCTGGTACGCCCGCAACGACGATGCTGGCCTGACAGGCCTGGCCTCGCGCGTTCGAAGCGTCGGCAAGCTTTGCGCCCTGGGCAACGCCGACCTCAGCCTGCCGGCGGATGACTCCAAGCGGGGCGATGTTCTGTCGGACATCGCCACCGCCTACGACGGCGTCGCCTGGTCCTCCCAGATGAAGCCGACGAAGGGCCAGCCGACCTGGACCGGCCGGGCCAAGGCTTATAGCTCTGCCGCAGTGGTCACCTGGCAGAAGATCTCCGCCACCAGCTATGACGATCTCGGCCGCCCGCTCAGTGTGAGCGGCGCCGACAGCACGGTCCCTGCCGCCATCACCGCATACACCCCCGCCGCATCGGGTCCGCTGACCAAGACCATCGCTACGGACTCCAAGGGCTTCAAGGCCATCAAGTACCTCGATGCACGCCGTGGCTTGGTGCTGCGCAGCTTCGATGCCAACACCAAGAAGACTGAGCAGGCCTACGACGCTCTGGGTCGCCTGACCGATGTGTGGTTGCCCAACCGCGACCGTGGTACCCAGAGCCCCAACAGCACATTCGCCTACCACATCGACAACAAGGACCAGTCCTGGGTGTCGAGTGCGACGCTGAAAAGGGACGGCACCACCTACAACACCAGCTACACGATCTACGACGCGCTGCTGAGGCCGCTGCAGACCCAGTCCCCGACCCCACAGGGCGGTCGAATCCTCACCGATACCCGCTACGACACTCGCGGCCTGGCCTACGAGCAGCACGCGGACATCTTCGACACGACCAGTACCCCCAAGGGCGCCTACGCGCGGGCTGCCTACGGCAAGGCCCCCAAGCAGGCCGAGACCGTCTTCGACGGCGCGGGGCGACCGATCACCAGCACCTTCCTGATCGGCGGCGTCAAGAAGTGGTCCACCTCCACCACGTACACCGGTGACTCCACCGCCACCACCGCCCTGGACGGAGGTTCGTCCACCCGCGCCATTACCGACGCCCGTGGCCGCACCGTCGAAACCCGCGAATACGCGAGCAAGAACCCCACCGACACCGAATACAGCGGCGACGCTCCGAGTGAAGGCTTCACCTCCACCAAGTTCGGTTTCACGCTGGACGACAAGCCGCTGACCATCACCGGTCCGGACCAGGCCAAGTGGAGCAACACGTACGACCTCTACGGGCGCCTGGACAAGGCCACCGACCCGGACAAGGGCACCACCGACACCGACTACGACATCCTCGACCGGGCCATCAAGTCCACTGATGCCGAAGGCAAGTCGGTCCTGACCGAGTACGACGAAATCGGTCGAGCCAAGGGCACCTGGGCCGGCACGAAGAGCGATGCCACCCAACTCAACGGCTACACCTACGACAGCGTCACCAGCGGCAAGGGCTTGCCGGACACTTCCACCCGCTACGTCGGTGGCAAGACCGGCCAGGCGTACACCCAGAGTGTCACCGAATACGACAGCCTCGGCCGGCCCACTGCCACCAAACTGGACCTGCCCGCTGGCGACCCGTTGGTCAAGGCCGGAGCTCCGCAGACGTTGGAGTACACCAGCTACTACAACATCGACGGCACCCTGCAGAACACCAAGGAGCCCGCCCTGGGCGGCCTACCCTCGGAGATCGTCGAGTACGGCTACAACGGCCTCGGCCAGCCCACCACGCTCGGCGGCAGCACCGGCTACATCCTCGACACCCACTACACCGCGCTCGGCCAGGCCGACCTGCTCACCCTGGGCACTGCCAACACCGAGGCGACCAAGAAGAGTTACCTCGCCAGCACCTTCGAAGAGGGCACAGGGCGTCTGACCCGCAGTTACCTCAACGCCCAGGCCCACTCGAGCCCGCTGCAGGACCTCAACTACACCTACGACCAGACCGGCAACGTCACCTCTATCGCTGATACCTCCACCCTTGGCGGCGGCCCGGAGACCCAGTGCTTCGCCTACGACGGCCACCAGCGTCTGACCGAGGCGTGGACGCCCAGCTCACAGAAGTGCGTCGACGCACCCAGCGCCACCAGCCTGTCTGGACCGGCCCCGTACTGGAGCTCCTACGACTACAACGACGCCGGCCAGCGCACCTCGGAGACCGCCCACAAGGGTGCTGGTGACACCAAGACCACCTACTGCTACACCAAGGCCACACAGCCACACGCCCTCACCGGGACCAGCACCAAGGCCGACTGCGCCAGTCCTGAAGACACCTACACCTACGACGACACCGGCAACACCGATAAGCGCCCCGGCCCGAAGACAGCTCAGGACCTGGTCTGGTCAGAAGAGGGCAAGCTCGCCAAACTCACTGAGGACGGCAAGGCAACCGACTACCTCTACGGCCCCGATGGCACACTCCTGATCCGAAACACCCAAGACGGCGAACGCATCCTCTACGCCGGAGCAACAGAGCTGCACCTCAAGGCCAACGGCACCACCTGGGCCCAGCGCTACTACGGAACAGTTGCCGTCCGCTCCAACGAGACCGGCGCCAACAAGCTGACCTACCTCGCCGGCGACCACCACGGCACCCAGTCCCTGGCGATCACCGCCGACAACACCCAAACCCCTAGCAAGCGCTACACGTCCCCCTTCGGTGCCGAACGCGGAAAGCCCACAGGGCCGACCTGGCCCAACGACAAGGGATTTCTCGGCAAGACCAACGACACCACCACCGGCCTCACACACATCGGCGCCCGAGAATACGACCCGGCCATCGGCCAGTTCATCAGCGTCGACCCGATCCTCGAACTCGACAAGCACCAGACGTTCAACGGCTACAGCTACGGCGCTCAAAACCCCGTCTCCAACTCCGACCCCAGCGGTATGGCTTTGGCGTGCGGCGGCGAAGGCGGATCCTACGAGGCCTGTCCGGACGATGGCGATCCAATGCCCGAGCCCGAAGGCCACGATGGGCGAGGCCCGGATGAGACCGGACCCTGCACCCGATGCAAAGACAACAGTGACGCGGCCTACGATGATGCGCCCTCACCCGGACCCTCACCCGAAGACGTCCTCGTCGCGATGGGCCCTGCCAGCAACGATCCCAACTTCCTCATGGGGATGTGGCAGGCCCGAGCCCACTGGGGCGGAGGTGACTTCTGGGACAACCCCGCAGCACGTAAGGGCGACGGCATGGTGCCCACCGGCATGGCCTGTTTCGGAAAGACAGGCTGCATCAAGGCATGGGCATACCTCTCCGCCCACGAAGGCACGCCCGGTGCGGTAGCCACGGCCAAATACATTGCGGCCACCTACTGCCTGCACAACAACTGCAGCATCGACGCAGGACAGTTCAACGCGATGCAGGAGAAGATCGGCGACCTGCCGTACATGCTTGCCGGCTTCGGGGTTTCCAAAGGGGTAGCAACGGCCATCAAGTCATTTGCTGCGAGTGGCTGCAAGTGCTTCCTTGCCGGCACCGACGTCCTCATGGCCGACGGCACAACTAAAGACATTGAGGACGTGGAGCTCGGTGACAAGGTCCTTGCCAAGGATCCCGAAACCGGCGAGCAGGGGCCTCGGGAGGTAACGCGCCTGATCGTCACCGAGGACGACAAGCGTTTCAACACGCTCTCCATCGCTACCGACGATGGAATCGAAACCCTCACAGCAACCTACGAGCACCCGTTCTGGTCACCCTCTGAGGGCGCCTGGGTTGAAGCAGAAGAGCTCAAGGCGGGCATGACCCTGCTGACCGACGACGGTGACACTGTCATCGTTACCGCCAACAAGCCCTTCACCAAGCACGCCCGCACCTACAACCTCACCGTCGACGACCTCCACACGTACTATGTACTCGCTGGACAGACGCCGGTTCTCGTTCACAACAGCACATGCCCCACGCTGACGTCGGCAATTCATGATGATCCGCTTCTTGTTAGGGCTGCACAGAAAGCCGGAAAGAATCAGACGGTTCAGCGGGATCTTGATGCGATGCAGGCGAGGTTGGCGGAAGGCAACTTGAATCCGGGTATCGGAAACGGGTTCTTGACCGGGACGGATGTTGCCTACGCTCGCTCCAAGAACGGGGCGAGGCTGTTCTTCCGGAACACTGAAAGCGGCATTCAGATCGTCGGTAAAGCGGATAAGGGAAATGAGCCTGCGGTGATCGCTAGATTGCAGGGTATTTATGGGCGGTGA